A genome region from Drosophila simulans strain w501 chromosome 2R, Prin_Dsim_3.1, whole genome shotgun sequence includes the following:
- the LOC6735254 gene encoding protein hu-li tai shao isoform X7 — protein sequence MTEVEQPPQNGIDPTAGEDDDNSKARPADIEQDMREMERRKRVEAIMGSKLFREELERIVDSARDGGAGASGILQQLSDIVGVPVSRVGSVFKSSNCMVPINDIRGVESMGYAKGEKILRCKLAATFRLLDLYGWTQGLGAQITARLKVDQEYFLVNPYGLLYHEITASALNKVDMQGQIVEQGTTNFGGNKSHFVLHSVVHAARPDIRCAIYIGCSPVVAISSLKTGLLPLTKDACVLGEITTHAYTGLFDEEERNRLVRSLGPNSKVILLTNHGALCCGETIEEAFFAACHIVQACETQLKLLPVGLDNLVLIPEESRKAIYEQSRRPPEDLEKKFAAVATGEDAEKDAAEAVPKVGSPPKWRVGGAEFEALMRMLDNAGYRTGYIYRHPLIKSDPPKPKNDVELPPAVSSLGYLLEEEELFRQGIWKKGDIRKGGDRSRWLNSPNVYQKVEVLETGTPDPKKITKWVAEGSPTHSTPVRIEDPLQFVPAGTNPREFKRVQQLIKDNRRADKISAGPQSHILEGVTWDEASRLKDATVSQAGDHVVMMGAASKGIIQRGFQHNATVYKAPYAKNPFDNVTDDELNEYKRTVERKKKSVHGEYTDTDFSESEAVLQAGTKKYPQSEPETEHQVIEIQTQQAPVPRQAEVVLSDVNKKILVAIDTITTSFL from the exons ATGACTGAAGTTGAGCAACCGCCACAGAATGGCATAGATCCCACTGCCGGCGAAGATGATGACAATAGCAAAGCACGTCCCGCGGATATTGAACAG GATATGCGCGAAATGGAGCGTCGCAAGCGAGTCGAGGCTATAATGGGCTCGAAACTGTTCCGCGAGGAGCTGGAGCGTATCGTGGACTCGGCGCGCGATGGAGGTGCTGGCGCTAGTGGCATCCTGCAGCAGCTGTCGGACATTGTGGGCGTTCCAGTGTCCAGGGTGGGCAGCGTCTTCAAGAGCAGCAACTGCATGGTGCCCATCAACGATATACGCGGCGTCGAGTCCATGGGCTATGCCAAGGGCGAGAAGATACTCCGGTGCAAGCTGGCCGCCACATTCCGTCTGCTCGATCTGTACGGCTGGACCCAGGGTCTGGGGGCACAGATCACGGCCCGACTCAAGGTCGATCAGGAGTACTTCCTGGTTAACCCATATGGCCTGCTTTACCACGAGATCACTGCCTCAGCGCTGAACAAGGTGGACATGCAAGGACAGATTGTGGAGCAGGGCACCACCAACTTTGGCGGCAACAAAAGTC ACTTTGTCCTCCATTCGGTGGTACATGCTGCCCGTCCAGACATTCGATGCGCCATCTATATCGGCTGCAGTCCAGTCGTGGCTATTTCCTCCCTGAAGACGGGTCTGTTGCCCTTGACCAAGGATGCCTGTGTGCTGGGCGAGATCACCACTCACGCTTATACTGGTCTGTTCGACGAGGAGGAGCGCAATCGATTGGTCCGCAGTCTTGGTCCCAACTCCAAGGTGATTCTGTTAACTAATCACGGTGCTTTGTGCTGCGGAGAGACCATCGAGGAAGCCTTCTTCGCCGCCTGTCACATTGTGCAGGCGTGTGAGACGCAACTGAAGCTGTTGCCCGTCGGCTTGGATAACTTGGTGCTGATTCCAGAGGAGTCGCGCAAGGCCATTTACGAGCAGTCGCGCCGACCACCGGAGGATCTGGAGAAGAAGTTTGCCGCCGTCGCCACTGGCGAAGATGCTGAAAAGGATGCAGCCGAAGCAGTACCCAAGGTGGGCAGTCCGCCCAAGTGGCGTGTGGGTGGTGCTGAATTTGAGGCCTTGATGCGCATGCTGGACAATGCTGGCTATCGCACTGGCTATATCTACCGCCATCCACTGATCAAATCGGATCCTCCCAAGCCTAAGAACGACGTCGAGCTACCGCCAGCTGTTTCATCACTGGGCTATCTTCTTGAGGAGGAGGAACTCTTCCGTCAAGG GATCTGGAAGAAGGGAGATATTCGCAAGGGCGGCGACCGCAGTCGGTGGCTCAACTCGCCAAACGTTTACCAAAAGGTCGAGGTTCTGGAGACAGGCACTCCGGATCCCAAGAAGATTACAAAG TGGGTGGCTGAGGGTTCCCCCACCCACTCAACGCCAGTGAGGATAGAAGATCCACTCCAGTTTGTGCCTGCAGGAACCAATCCAAGGGAATTTAAGCGTGTCCAGCAACTA ATTAAGGACAACCGCCGGGCAGATAAGATTTCAGCCGGACCACAGTCGCATATTCTGGAGGGCGTGACATGGGACGAGGCGAGCCGACTCAAGGATGCAACGGTCTCGCAGGCCGGCGACCATGTCGTCATGATGGGTGCCGCCTCCAAGGGAATCATCCAGCGTGGCTTCCAGCACAATGCCACTGTCTACAAGGCTCCGTATGCTAAGAACCCATTCGACAACGTCACAGACGATGAACTCAATGAATACAAACGCACGGTGGAGCGCAAAAAGAAATCGGTTCATGGCGAAT ATACCGACACAGACTTTTCGGAATCCGAAGCGGTCCTGCAGGCGGGGACAAAGAAATACCCACAAAGCGAACCCGAGACCG AGCACCAGGTCATTGAGATCCAAACACAACAAGCGCCAGTGCCAAGGCAGGCGGAAGTCGTACTGAGCGATG tcaacaaaaaaattcTTGTAGCAATTGATACTATCACAACTTCCTTTCTATAA